The Janthinobacterium lividum genome has a window encoding:
- a CDS encoding YeeE/YedE family protein — protein sequence MSIAWQHFTPWASLAGGMLIGLAAALLILFNGRIAGISGILGGLLRPRSGDLGWRIAFLAGLVGTPLLYQVWQTLPPVQIDAGTPALIVAGLLVGVGVRYGAGCTSGHGVCGLSRLSPRSLAATCAFMAAGFLTVYLLRHL from the coding sequence ATGAGCATAGCCTGGCAGCATTTCACGCCGTGGGCCTCGCTGGCCGGCGGCATGCTGATCGGCCTGGCGGCTGCCCTTCTGATTTTGTTCAATGGGCGCATCGCCGGCATCAGCGGCATCCTCGGCGGCCTGCTGCGCCCGCGCAGTGGCGACCTGGGCTGGCGCATTGCGTTTCTTGCCGGCCTGGTCGGCACGCCTCTGCTATACCAGGTGTGGCAAACCTTGCCGCCGGTGCAGATCGACGCGGGCACGCCCGCTTTGATCGTGGCGGGCCTGCTGGTGGGCGTGGGCGTGCGCTATGGCGCCGGCTGCACCAGCGGCCACGGCGTATGCGGCCTGTCGCGCCTATCTCCCCGTTCGCTGGCGGCCACTTGTGCCTTCATGGCGGCCGGTTTCCTCACCGTCTACCTGTTGCGCCATCTGTGA
- a CDS encoding YeeE/YedE family protein — MSKLILSMLSGLVFGLGLIVSGMGNPAKVLGFLDLAGAWDPSLALVMGGAIGVALPAFWLARRRSTALLGEPMQLPAARRIDRRLLLGSLAFGAGWGIAGFCPGPALVSLLAGQPKAWMFVGAMLAGMALFEVLEHRKLPAPA, encoded by the coding sequence ATGAGCAAGCTGATCCTTTCCATGTTGAGCGGCCTCGTCTTTGGCCTGGGCCTGATCGTCTCCGGCATGGGCAATCCGGCCAAGGTGCTCGGTTTCCTCGACCTGGCCGGCGCCTGGGATCCATCGCTGGCGCTGGTGATGGGCGGCGCCATCGGCGTGGCCCTGCCGGCCTTCTGGCTGGCGCGGCGGCGCAGCACGGCGCTGCTGGGCGAGCCCATGCAATTGCCGGCGGCGCGGCGCATCGACCGGCGCTTGCTGCTGGGCAGCCTGGCCTTTGGCGCGGGCTGGGGCATCGCCGGTTTCTGTCCCGGCCCCGCCCTCGTGTCCCTGCTGGCGGGCCAGCCGAAGGCCTGGATGTTTGTCGGCGCCATGCTGGCCGGCATGGCCCTGTTTGAAGTACTGGAGCACCGCAAGCTGCCGGCGCCTGCTTGA
- a CDS encoding metalloregulator ArsR/SmtB family transcription factor, giving the protein METVAPQHAEYKLDAMRGSAYKASSLLKAMGNADRLMLLCQLSQGEHCVSDLEQKVGIGQPTLSQQLGVLREEMLVATRRDGKQIYYRVASAPVLAVLQVLYAQFCAPRAPFNDEAD; this is encoded by the coding sequence GGAGACAGTTGCACCACAACACGCCGAATACAAGCTCGACGCCATGCGTGGCTCGGCCTACAAGGCCAGCTCGCTGCTCAAGGCCATGGGCAATGCCGACCGTTTGATGCTGCTGTGCCAGCTATCACAGGGCGAGCATTGCGTCAGCGACCTCGAACAAAAAGTAGGCATCGGCCAGCCGACCCTGTCGCAGCAGCTGGGCGTGCTGCGCGAAGAGATGCTGGTGGCCACGCGGCGCGACGGCAAGCAGATCTATTACCGTGTCGCCAGTGCACCCGTGCTGGCCGTGCTGCAAGTGCTGTACGCGCAATTTTGCGCGCCGCGCGCCCCGTTCAACGACGAAGCGGACTGA